One Spinacia oleracea cultivar Varoflay chromosome 4, BTI_SOV_V1, whole genome shotgun sequence DNA segment encodes these proteins:
- the LOC110801399 gene encoding nicotinamidase 1-like yields the protein MVSSPIIDLLKNQLPLDQERLVLSENVRYGLVLVDIINGFCTVGAGPLAPAEHNQQISEMIKEAERISKVFSEKKWPIMAFLDSHHPDVPEYPYPPHCLTGSDESNLVPALRWLEEEPNVTIRRKDCYDGFIGSIQNDGSNVFVNWVKSNKIESLLVVGVCTDICVLDFVCSTLSAKTRGFLSPLEDVVVYSNGCTTFDFPVEVAQTSKHGSAHPQEIMHHMGLYMAKGRGARIVNSVLAAEP from the exons atgGTTTCATCCCCAATAATTGATCTTCTGAAAAACCAGCTTCCTCTTGATCAAGAACGTCTGGTGCTAAGCGAAAATGTTCGCTACGGTCTAGTTCTTGTAGACATCATCAATGGCTTTTGTACTGTTGGTGCTGGCCCTTTG gcTCCTGCAGAACATAACCAGCAGATTTCAGAAATGATCAAAGAAGCAGAGAGGATATCAAAGGTTTTCAGTGAGAAAAAGTGGCCAATAATGGCCTTTCTTGATTCTCATCATCCTGATGTGCCTGAGTATCCATACCCTCCTCACTGCTTGACTGGATCCGACGAATCCAATCTTGTTCCTG CTTTGAGATGGCTAGAGGAAGAGCCAAATGTGACAATTAGGCGCAAAGACTGCTATGATGGATTTATAGGCTCCATCCAAAATGATGGCTCTAATGTCTTTGTGAACTGGGTTAAATCCAACAAGATTGAATCG CTATTGGTAGTTGGAGTATGCACAGATATTTGTGTGTTGGATTTCGTATGCTCAACATTATCTGCAAAAactcgaggttttctttctccTCTCGAGGATGTAGTGGTTTACTCTAATGGATGTACCACATTTGATTTCCCTGTTGAAGTTGCTCAAACCAGTAAACACGGTTCAGCTCATCCACAG GAGATAATGCACCACATGGGGCTTTACATGGCTAAAGGGCGAGGCGCAAGGATAGTGAACAGTGTGTTAGCAGCAGAACCATGA